ACCCGTTGAGAATGTTTCGGTAAGCATCGATCAAGGAATGGTAAACCGAAGGAAGCAGTAGTGTGCCGCTACGCCGCCAGCAAAGGGAAATAAAAACGCCGTCGAGGCAGTGGCTAAGGACTATGATCGGAACCACCACCACCAACTCCGCAATCCCATGCAGAGGCACGAGCGGCAAATGCCATATCCCCCAAAGCGCCGAAATGAAAACGGCGGATAACCACTCGTGTCGTCTGCCTTCGATGGGTTGGTAAACGTGGCTGTCAAAGGCACCGCGAAACGCCACCTCCTCAATGACGAAGGAAACCACCAGATAGCCCAAAAAGATCTTCAGAAAAGGCAATAGCTTGTTTGCAGGGATGGATGCGGAACGACCGTGGCTGACCGCCCACAGCGCAAACGTAAGTGTGCCGACCAAAAGAGCTGCCCCGAAAGGCCAGAGAGCCCGGCCGGAAAGCGCCGCTCGGATATGCCTCAAAGCGAAAGCAACACCAACTGCCCCAACTAAGGAACAGACCAAGTAAAGCTTGATCATCAACGGTGCCCTGGCCGCAGTGGTGACTAACTCGTATGCTGGCGAGATCATCAAGAGCAAAGCAAAGAGGACGCCAAGCGCGTCGAGATGGAACCTCGGGGAGTTGCGAACCCAAAGCGTCCGTAGCGGCTGGCGATGGATAAATAGCTGGAACGCAATCACCACAGGCACGCCGAGCAATAGGTAGGCGCAAGAGCCAACCTATCGACATCCAAGCCGCAACGGTCAAAATGACCTGGAAATACTTCATTGCGTATTATCTGAGTCGCCTAACGAGAACAAGATCAGCGACACGCAGGGAACGGCGCGAGGACTGCGTAAGCAGAACTCGTGACGAGCCCGGAGTGTCGCTGC
This DNA window, taken from Chthoniobacterales bacterium, encodes the following:
- a CDS encoding CPBP family intramembrane glutamic endopeptidase, with amino-acid sequence MPVVIAFQLFIHRQPLRTLWVRNSPRFHLDALGVLFALLLMISPAYELVTTAARAPLMIKLYLVCSLVGAVGVAFALRHIRAALSGRALWPFGAALLVGTLTFALWAVSHGRSASIPANKLLPFLKIFLGYLVVSFVIEEVAFRGAFDSHVYQPIEGRRHEWLSAVFISALWGIWHLPLVPLHGIAELVVVVPIIVLSHCLDGVFISLCWRRSGTLLLPSVYHSLIDAYRNILNG